In Actinomycetota bacterium, one genomic interval encodes:
- the fliS gene encoding flagellar export chaperone FliS: protein MVPDNPYNKYQQIKVNSASKEDLIIIAYDGALSFISKCLQKLESQDLEAVHFSSLKAQAIINELMVSLNLEQGGEIAQNLFRIYDFVIYQLVLGNTKKEKGPFLEAREILLNLRPAWLDARKNTGT, encoded by the coding sequence ATGGTTCCTGATAACCCTTATAATAAATATCAGCAGATAAAAGTTAACAGCGCCAGTAAGGAAGATTTAATCATAATTGCCTATGACGGTGCTTTAAGCTTTATCAGTAAATGCCTGCAAAAATTGGAGAGCCAGGACCTGGAAGCAGTGCACTTCAGCAGTCTTAAAGCCCAAGCCATAATCAATGAATTAATGGTTTCCCTGAATCTGGAGCAGGGAGGGGAAATTGCACAAAACCTATTTAGGATTTACGATTTTGTGATTTACCAGCTGGTTCTGGGAAATACCAAAAAGGAAAAGGGGCCTTTCCTGGAAGCCAGGGAAATATTGCTTAATTTAAGGCCGGCCTGGCTGGATGCTAGAAAGAATACGGGTACTTAA